A stretch of the Streptomyces sp. NBC_00078 genome encodes the following:
- a CDS encoding DUF3099 domain-containing protein, translated as MLARRRRVYFAMMGICITLFVLAWGVVRIWSVPAAVAMCVVAMVIPPVAAMVANRRGPDDRWWDDPSGDPKSDEWWDELDGKKRPR; from the coding sequence ATGCTGGCACGCCGCCGTCGCGTCTATTTCGCCATGATGGGCATCTGCATCACGCTGTTCGTCCTGGCCTGGGGAGTCGTGCGCATCTGGTCGGTCCCCGCGGCCGTCGCCATGTGCGTCGTGGCGATGGTCATCCCGCCGGTCGCCGCCATGGTCGCCAACCGTCGAGGCCCCGACGACCGCTGGTGGGACGACCCGTCCGGAGACCCGAAGTCCGACGAGTGGTGGGACGAACTGGACGGCAAGAAACGCCCGCGGTAA
- a CDS encoding winged helix-turn-helix domain-containing protein, translated as MVVDPKHAAVTGRKRSRKPQTSQTSHRDVADELRARITSGQLRPGQRMPTQARLADEFGVERGAVRQALRILQSEHLLTNVSKGSPATVASDLGLGKALTGPGAPPLPTMVSLAPRISDAFAAPHVEIDALCLTSVSLTLAMGEPLRRIHAGQLKPAKVDVRVLLPSRDIELAFPTPVDASADGRLQRRWLVHRNAQGQVLRHNLLALRTTHGIDVNVTFRALPFTPPVKLYLLNGMEALFAYYTLTRREEEIDHEQLEMYDAEGTQSMLFAFAQGAGLRDTTFVEQSHLWFNALWETISSELVLTS; from the coding sequence TTGGTTGTGGACCCGAAACACGCCGCCGTCACTGGGCGAAAGAGGTCACGGAAGCCACAGACGTCCCAGACGTCCCATCGAGACGTGGCCGACGAGCTGCGCGCCCGCATCACGTCGGGCCAACTGCGGCCGGGTCAGCGCATGCCCACGCAGGCGAGGCTGGCCGACGAGTTCGGCGTGGAGCGCGGCGCCGTACGCCAGGCGCTGCGGATCCTGCAGTCGGAGCACCTGCTGACCAACGTTTCCAAGGGAAGCCCGGCGACCGTCGCCTCCGACCTGGGCCTGGGCAAGGCCCTGACCGGCCCCGGAGCGCCACCGCTGCCGACCATGGTGTCCCTCGCCCCGCGCATATCGGACGCCTTCGCGGCCCCGCACGTCGAGATCGACGCCCTCTGTCTGACCTCCGTCTCCCTGACCCTCGCCATGGGCGAACCGCTGCGCCGGATCCACGCGGGACAGCTGAAACCAGCCAAGGTGGACGTCCGGGTCCTGCTGCCCAGCCGCGACATCGAACTGGCCTTCCCGACGCCGGTGGACGCGTCCGCCGACGGCCGGCTGCAGCGCCGCTGGCTGGTCCATCGCAACGCCCAGGGCCAGGTTCTGCGGCACAACCTGCTGGCCCTGCGCACCACGCACGGCATCGACGTGAACGTCACCTTCCGCGCCCTGCCCTTCACCCCGCCCGTGAAGCTGTACCTGCTCAACGGCATGGAGGCCCTCTTCGCGTACTACACGCTCACGCGACGCGAGGAGGAGATCGACCACGAGCAACTGGAGATGTACGACGCCGAGGGCACGCAGTCGATGCTGTTCGCCTTCGCCCAGGGCGCCGGCCTGCGCGACACCACCTTCGTCGAGCAGTCCCACCTCTGGTTCAACGCACTGTGGGAGACGATCAGTTCGGAGCTGGTGCTCACGAGCTGA
- a CDS encoding DUF1416 domain-containing protein: MCGAKAGGPDASTIKPGETTIQGQVTKDGEPVVGYVRLLDSTGEFTAEVPTSATGQFRFYAAEGTWTVRALVPGATADRTVVAQQGGLAEVAIAV, translated from the coding sequence ATGTGTGGAGCGAAGGCCGGCGGCCCGGACGCCTCGACGATCAAGCCCGGTGAGACCACGATCCAGGGCCAGGTGACGAAGGACGGCGAGCCCGTGGTCGGCTACGTCCGCCTGCTGGACTCGACCGGCGAGTTCACCGCGGAGGTCCCCACCTCCGCCACCGGACAGTTCCGCTTCTACGCGGCCGAGGGCACCTGGACCGTCCGCGCCCTCGTCCCCGGCGCCACCGCCGACCGCACGGTCGTCGCCCAGCAGGGCGGCCTCGCGGAGGTCGCGATCGCGGTCTGA
- a CDS encoding DUF2993 domain-containing protein yields MRALRILLIVVVILGGLFVVVDRVAVYFAEDEAASKLKTTENLASDPDVSIKGFPFLTQVASGELDDVEVGIKDYEANTGTGTGGSSAGPKTVRIDDLKADMKGVTFSGDYSSATASTATGTATIAYDELLKAAKSQPTNIIRGVTAQVVGLSDGGNGKIKVDVEVSAAGASQTYPVLSTVTVDGDTVKVHADNLPKLIIELADSRIRSITDFQQTIDQLPGGVKLDSVQAAKDGVDITVKGSNVRLAG; encoded by the coding sequence ATGCGCGCGCTGCGAATACTTCTGATCGTCGTCGTGATCCTGGGCGGCCTGTTCGTAGTCGTCGACCGGGTCGCGGTGTACTTCGCCGAGGACGAGGCGGCGTCCAAGCTGAAGACCACCGAGAACCTCGCCTCCGACCCCGACGTGTCCATCAAGGGCTTCCCCTTCCTCACCCAGGTCGCCTCCGGTGAGCTGGACGACGTCGAGGTCGGCATCAAGGACTACGAGGCGAACACGGGCACGGGCACCGGCGGCAGCAGCGCCGGCCCGAAGACGGTCCGTATCGACGACCTGAAGGCCGATATGAAGGGCGTCACGTTCTCCGGCGACTACAGCTCCGCCACCGCGTCCACCGCGACCGGCACCGCGACCATCGCCTACGACGAACTGCTCAAGGCGGCCAAGTCCCAGCCGACGAACATCATCAGAGGGGTCACCGCCCAGGTCGTCGGCCTCTCCGACGGCGGCAACGGCAAGATCAAGGTCGACGTCGAGGTCTCGGCGGCCGGCGCCTCGCAGACGTATCCGGTGCTCAGCACGGTGACCGTCGACGGCGACACCGTGAAGGTGCACGCCGACAACCTGCCCAAGCTGATCATCGAGCTGGCCGATTCCCGCATCCGGTCGATCACCGACTTCCAGCAGACCATCGACCAGCTCCCGGGCGGTGTGAAGCTGGACAGTGTGCAGGCCGCGAAGGACGGAGTGGACATCACGGTGAAGGGTTCGAACGTCAGGCTGGCCGGGTAG
- a CDS encoding folate-binding protein YgfZ — MKSPLLSLPGAVPAEGVDEGVAAHYGELFREQRALADGTGFVDLSHRGVITVTGDDRLSWLHLLLTQHVSDLPAGQATEALILSAHGHIEHALYLVDDGETVWAHVEPGTQDALVAYLESMKFFNRVEVADRTAEFAVVHLPAGSIAEVPDGVAVRETQYGRDLFLPRADLEAYAEKSGPPAGILAYEALRVEHHRPRLGFETDHRTIPHELGWIGTAVHLQKGCYRGQETVARVQNLGKPPRRLVFLHLDGSEVHLPAPGTEIRLADEDPDGRKIGFITTSVRHHELGPVALALVKRNVPVEARLLAGDTAAAQEAVVEP; from the coding sequence ATGAAGAGCCCTCTCCTGTCCCTGCCCGGCGCCGTCCCCGCGGAGGGCGTGGACGAAGGTGTCGCCGCCCACTACGGCGAACTGTTCCGCGAACAGCGCGCCCTCGCCGACGGCACCGGCTTCGTCGACCTCTCCCACCGCGGCGTCATCACCGTGACCGGCGACGACCGGCTGAGCTGGCTGCATCTGCTGCTCACCCAGCACGTCAGCGACCTCCCGGCCGGCCAGGCCACCGAGGCGCTGATCCTCTCCGCCCACGGCCACATCGAGCACGCGCTCTACCTGGTCGACGACGGCGAGACGGTCTGGGCCCACGTCGAGCCCGGCACGCAGGACGCGCTCGTCGCCTACCTGGAGTCGATGAAGTTCTTCAACCGCGTCGAAGTCGCCGACCGCACGGCCGAGTTCGCGGTGGTGCACCTGCCGGCCGGTTCGATCGCCGAGGTGCCGGACGGTGTCGCCGTACGCGAGACGCAGTACGGCCGCGACCTCTTCCTGCCGCGCGCCGACCTGGAGGCGTACGCGGAGAAGTCCGGCCCGCCGGCCGGGATCCTGGCGTACGAGGCGCTGCGCGTCGAACACCACCGCCCGCGCCTCGGCTTCGAGACCGACCACCGCACCATCCCGCACGAGCTGGGCTGGATCGGTACCGCGGTGCACCTGCAGAAGGGCTGCTACCGGGGCCAGGAGACGGTGGCGCGGGTGCAGAACCTCGGCAAGCCGCCCCGCCGTCTGGTGTTCCTGCATCTGGACGGCAGCGAGGTGCACCTGCCCGCCCCCGGCACGGAGATCCGCCTCGCCGACGAGGACCCCGACGGCCGCAAGATCGGCTTCATCACGACATCCGTACGCCACCACGAGCTGGGCCCCGTCGCCCTGGCCCTGGTGAAGCGGAACGTGCCGGTGGAGGCGCGGCTGCTGGCGGGGGACACGGCTGCCGCGCAGGAAGCCGTCGTGGAACCCTAG
- a CDS encoding DUF397 domain-containing protein, protein MQAIDLTSMTWRKSSYSNSDGGACLEVSDDVPSLVPVRDSKDPALGALVFSAFAWAEFVESVKGR, encoded by the coding sequence ATGCAAGCCATCGACCTGACGAGCATGACGTGGCGCAAAAGCAGCTACAGCAACTCGGACGGCGGCGCCTGCCTCGAAGTCTCCGACGACGTCCCCTCCCTCGTCCCCGTCCGGGACAGCAAGGACCCCGCTCTGGGCGCCCTGGTCTTCTCGGCGTTCGCGTGGGCGGAGTTCGTCGAGTCCGTCAAGGGCCGGTAG
- a CDS encoding FABP family protein: protein MIEIPSDLHKDLVPLAFLLGTWAGAGVHASVEDSDEHSPDAEKCNFGQEVTFTHDGRDFLEYHSHTWVLDNDGNKVRPLETESGFWRIDADRKVEVTMTRDDGVIEIWYGDLAKKQPQIDLVTDAVARTAASRPYSAGKRLYGYVKSDLMWVGEKQTPSVELRPYMSAHLKKVVTPDDVERWAKALPGDMPDDGIAFFK, encoded by the coding sequence ATGATCGAGATCCCGTCCGACCTCCACAAGGACCTCGTCCCCCTCGCCTTCCTGCTCGGCACCTGGGCGGGCGCGGGCGTGCACGCCTCTGTCGAAGACAGTGATGAACACAGCCCCGACGCCGAGAAGTGCAACTTCGGGCAGGAGGTCACCTTCACCCACGACGGCCGGGACTTCTTGGAGTACCACTCCCACACCTGGGTCCTGGACAACGACGGGAACAAGGTCCGGCCCCTGGAGACCGAGTCCGGCTTCTGGCGGATCGACGCCGACCGCAAGGTCGAGGTGACGATGACCCGCGACGACGGCGTCATCGAGATCTGGTATGGCGACCTGGCCAAGAAGCAGCCGCAGATCGACCTGGTCACGGACGCGGTGGCCCGCACCGCCGCCTCCCGGCCCTACAGCGCCGGCAAGCGCCTGTACGGCTACGTCAAGAGCGACCTCATGTGGGTCGGCGAGAAGCAGACCCCCTCGGTCGAGCTGCGGCCCTACATGTCGGCCCACCTGAAGAAGGTCGTCACCCCGGACGACGTCGAGCGCTGGGCCAAGGCCCTCCCCGGCGACATGCCGGACGACGGCATCGCCTTCTTCAAGTAG
- a CDS encoding MoaD/ThiS family protein, giving the protein MPKVTVRYWAAAKAAAGVAEEPYDAATLAEALDAVRERHPGELSRVLQRCSFLIDGDPVGTRGHETVRLAAGGTVEVLPPFAGG; this is encoded by the coding sequence ATGCCAAAGGTCACGGTGCGCTACTGGGCCGCCGCGAAGGCCGCGGCCGGCGTCGCCGAGGAGCCGTACGACGCGGCCACCCTCGCCGAGGCGCTCGACGCCGTGCGCGAGCGACACCCCGGTGAACTGTCGCGCGTACTGCAGCGATGCTCGTTCCTCATCGACGGTGACCCCGTGGGCACCCGCGGACATGAGACGGTACGGCTGGCCGCCGGCGGCACGGTCGAGGTGCTCCCGCCGTTCGCAGGAGGGTGA
- a CDS encoding DUF5753 domain-containing protein, translated as MGRSELLTEDDAPRFWTIVSEAVLRAPMRDPVGWRNQLEHLLDMSARKNVTVQVLPLSVGLHALMNTDTVFLRSAGSRTVAWVETGYAGELVEETRDVDRLQLHYDLVRDLALSPDESRKFIRRLLEEAPCKPST; from the coding sequence ATGGGGCGCAGTGAGCTGCTGACCGAGGACGACGCACCGCGCTTCTGGACGATCGTCTCCGAGGCTGTGCTGCGCGCCCCTATGCGAGATCCTGTCGGGTGGCGGAATCAACTGGAGCACCTGTTGGACATGTCGGCGCGCAAGAACGTCACCGTCCAGGTGTTGCCGCTATCCGTTGGTCTGCACGCCCTGATGAACACGGACACGGTGTTCCTGCGTAGTGCGGGCAGCCGTACCGTGGCATGGGTGGAAACGGGATATGCGGGCGAACTGGTCGAGGAAACCAGGGATGTTGATCGGCTGCAGCTCCATTACGATCTGGTACGTGATTTGGCCCTTTCCCCGGACGAATCGCGTAAGTTCATCCGGCGGCTGTTGGAGGAAGCACCATGCAAGCCATCGACCTGA
- a CDS encoding DsrE family protein: MAKKLVIKVTAGADAPERCSQAFTVAAVAVASGVDVSLWLTGEAAWFALPGRAAEFELPHAAPLPGLLESVLTAGRLTLCTQCAARRDITESDVIEGVRIAGAQVFVQEALGDETQALVY, translated from the coding sequence ATGGCGAAGAAGCTCGTGATCAAGGTGACGGCGGGGGCCGATGCGCCCGAGCGGTGCTCGCAGGCGTTCACGGTGGCGGCGGTGGCCGTGGCCAGCGGTGTCGACGTCTCTCTGTGGCTGACCGGCGAGGCCGCGTGGTTCGCGCTGCCGGGACGCGCCGCCGAGTTCGAGCTGCCGCACGCGGCTCCGCTGCCCGGCCTGCTCGAATCGGTCCTCACGGCGGGCCGGCTCACCCTGTGCACGCAGTGCGCGGCCCGGCGGGACATCACGGAGAGTGACGTCATCGAGGGCGTACGCATCGCGGGCGCGCAGGTCTTCGTCCAGGAGGCGCTCGGCGACGAGACGCAGGCGCTCGTCTACTGA
- a CDS encoding response regulator transcription factor, with amino-acid sequence MSSLLLLTNALQPSTEVLPALGLLLHNVRVAPAEGPALVDTPGADVILVDGRRDLPQVRSLCQLLRSTGPGCPLVLVVTEGGLAAVTADWGIDDVLLDTAGPAEVEARLRLAMGRQQIVNDDSPMEIRNGDLSVDEATYSAKLKGRVLDLTFKEFELLKYLAQHPGRVFTRAQLLQEVWGYDYFGGTRTVDVHVRRLRAKLGPEHESLIGTVRNVGYRFVTPEKVDRAAEEAKAKADRPKQEDTDGVTALDEVEVRAEA; translated from the coding sequence ATGAGTTCTCTGCTGCTCCTGACCAATGCCCTTCAGCCGTCGACGGAGGTGCTCCCCGCCCTCGGCCTGCTCCTGCACAACGTGCGAGTGGCCCCGGCGGAGGGCCCCGCCCTCGTCGACACCCCGGGCGCCGACGTCATCCTCGTCGACGGCCGCCGTGACCTGCCCCAGGTCCGCAGTCTGTGCCAGCTGCTGCGCTCCACGGGCCCCGGCTGTCCGCTCGTCCTCGTCGTGACCGAGGGCGGCCTCGCGGCCGTCACCGCCGACTGGGGCATCGACGACGTACTCCTCGACACCGCCGGTCCGGCGGAGGTCGAGGCGCGGCTGCGGCTGGCCATGGGCCGACAGCAGATCGTCAACGACGACTCCCCCATGGAGATCCGCAACGGCGACCTGTCGGTCGACGAGGCCACCTACTCCGCCAAACTCAAGGGCCGGGTCCTCGACCTCACCTTCAAGGAGTTCGAGCTCCTCAAGTACCTCGCACAGCACCCGGGCCGCGTCTTCACCCGAGCCCAGCTGCTGCAGGAGGTCTGGGGCTACGACTACTTCGGCGGCACCCGAACGGTCGACGTGCACGTACGACGGCTGCGCGCCAAGCTCGGACCCGAGCACGAGTCGCTGATCGGGACCGTCCGGAACGTCGGTTATCGATTCGTTACTCCGGAGAAGGTCGACCGGGCCGCCGAGGAGGCCAAGGCCAAGGCAGACCGCCCAAAGCAGGAGGATACGGACGGGGTGACCGCCCTGGACGAGGTCGAGGTGCGGGCGGAGGCATAA
- a CDS encoding sulfurtransferase gives MSRSDVLVDADWVQDNLDNADIAIVEVDEDTSAYEKNHIRNAIRIDWTKDLQDPVRRDFIDQEGFEKLLSAKGIANDTLVVLYGGNNNWFASYAYWYFKLYGHENVKLLDGGRKKWELDARELVEEVPERTETTYTAKPQNKAIRAFRDDVVAAIGSQNLVDVRSPDEFSGKLLAPAHLPQEQSQRPGHVPSARNIPWSKNANDDGTFKSDDELKELYAEERVDLAKDTIAYCRIGERSALTWFVLHELLKVDNVKNYDGSWTEYGSLVGVPIELGANK, from the coding sequence ATGAGCCGCAGCGACGTCCTGGTCGACGCCGACTGGGTCCAGGACAACCTGGACAACGCCGACATCGCGATCGTGGAAGTGGACGAGGACACGTCCGCCTACGAGAAGAACCACATCAGGAACGCGATCCGCATCGACTGGACCAAGGACCTGCAGGACCCGGTCCGCCGCGACTTCATCGACCAGGAGGGCTTCGAGAAGCTCCTGTCGGCGAAGGGCATCGCCAACGACACGCTGGTGGTCCTCTACGGCGGAAACAACAACTGGTTCGCGTCGTACGCGTACTGGTACTTCAAGCTGTACGGCCACGAGAACGTCAAGCTGCTCGACGGTGGCCGCAAGAAGTGGGAGCTGGACGCCCGCGAGCTGGTCGAGGAGGTCCCGGAGCGCACCGAGACCACCTACACCGCCAAGCCGCAGAACAAGGCCATCCGCGCCTTCCGTGACGACGTGGTGGCGGCCATCGGTTCGCAGAACCTGGTCGACGTGCGTTCGCCCGACGAGTTCTCCGGCAAGCTGCTGGCCCCCGCGCACCTGCCGCAGGAGCAGTCGCAGCGTCCCGGTCACGTCCCGTCCGCGCGCAACATCCCGTGGTCGAAGAACGCCAACGACGACGGCACCTTCAAGTCGGACGACGAGCTCAAGGAGCTCTACGCCGAGGAGCGCGTCGACCTGGCCAAGGACACCATCGCGTACTGCCGTATCGGTGAGCGCTCGGCTCTGACCTGGTTCGTCCTGCACGAGCTGCTCAAGGTCGACAACGTCAAGAACTACGACGGCTCCTGGACCGAGTACGGCAGCCTCGTCGGCGTTCCGATCGAGCTGGGCGCCAACAAGTAA
- a CDS encoding GNAT family N-acetyltransferase, with amino-acid sequence MTRAHSDIDVRPIAEAELAEWLRAVKTGFLQGPTVTETEIEARRAQFEQGRFLGAFDGARCVATFRSFAQEVTAVGGTLVAADAVSGVTVTATHRRRGLLTRMMGQDLASAKERGDAVATLIAAEYPIYGRYGFGAATSTAEWTVDVPRTGLDRRWSGPEDGGRVDLVDAEEARKLGPELHDRVRRATPGAVSRDDWFWQVNTGVVRLDAKWTEPFFAVYRTADGEVGGLAAYEVDDKWGDGKPLNTATVRDLIAATPAAERALWSHLCSIDWVTRVKSGRRAPDDLLPLFLPDPRAAAITAAADWLWVRILDVVRALESRTYEGAGSLVLEVTDRAGLAGGRFRLEASVQGASCTPTTRSSELTMEAGELARLWLGDESVVRLAALGRVREERAGAARLADALLRTSRRPWCPDMF; translated from the coding sequence ATGACCCGCGCGCACTCCGACATAGACGTCCGCCCGATCGCCGAGGCCGAACTCGCCGAGTGGCTCCGCGCGGTGAAAACCGGCTTCCTGCAAGGACCCACCGTCACGGAGACCGAAATCGAAGCCCGCCGCGCCCAGTTCGAGCAGGGCCGCTTCCTGGGCGCCTTCGACGGAGCCCGCTGCGTGGCGACGTTCCGCTCTTTCGCCCAAGAGGTCACCGCGGTCGGCGGCACCCTCGTGGCGGCCGACGCCGTCTCCGGAGTCACCGTCACCGCCACCCACCGCCGCCGCGGCCTGCTCACCCGCATGATGGGCCAGGACCTCGCGAGCGCCAAGGAGCGCGGCGACGCCGTGGCCACCCTGATCGCCGCCGAGTACCCGATCTACGGACGCTACGGCTTCGGCGCCGCCACCTCGACCGCCGAGTGGACCGTCGACGTCCCGCGCACCGGCCTCGACCGCCGCTGGTCCGGTCCCGAGGACGGCGGCCGCGTGGACCTCGTGGACGCCGAGGAGGCGCGCAAACTCGGCCCCGAACTGCACGACCGCGTCCGCCGCGCGACCCCCGGCGCCGTAAGCCGCGACGACTGGTTTTGGCAGGTCAACACGGGCGTCGTACGGCTCGACGCGAAGTGGACCGAGCCGTTCTTCGCCGTGTACCGCACGGCGGACGGCGAGGTCGGGGGACTGGCCGCGTACGAGGTCGACGACAAGTGGGGCGACGGCAAGCCCCTGAACACGGCGACCGTACGGGATCTGATCGCGGCGACCCCGGCCGCGGAGCGAGCCCTGTGGAGCCACCTCTGCTCCATCGACTGGGTCACCCGGGTCAAGAGCGGCCGGCGGGCCCCCGACGACCTGCTTCCCCTCTTCCTGCCGGACCCGAGGGCCGCCGCCATCACGGCGGCCGCGGACTGGCTGTGGGTACGGATCCTGGATGTCGTACGGGCGCTGGAGTCGCGGACGTACGAAGGGGCGGGCTCCCTGGTGCTGGAGGTCACCGACCGGGCCGGCCTGGCGGGCGGCCGCTTCCGCCTTGAGGCGTCGGTGCAGGGCGCGTCCTGCACGCCGACCACTCGGAGCTCCGAACTCACCATGGAAGCAGGGGAGTTGGCGAGGCTCTGGCTGGGCGACGAGTCGGTGGTGCGGCTCGCGGCGCTGGGCCGGGTGCGGGAAGAACGAGCGGGCGCCGCCCGATTGGCCGACGCCCTGCTGCGTACGTCCAGGCGACCGTGGTGCCCGGACATGTTCTGA
- a CDS encoding alpha/beta hydrolase — protein MSITPAGHVASSTARPNSETTRRAPLRTFLHTNDGVSIDSVYDPRAAVYDAAASSSVDLVFVMAHGFTGDVDKPHVRRVVEAFAQYGAVVSFSFRGHGMSGGRSTVGDREVLDLAAAVTWARELGHARVATVGFSMGGSVVLRHAALYGPGRGGRTEASTDAVVSVSAPARWYYRGTAPMRKLHWLVTRPEGRLVGRYGFGTRIHHREWDPVPLSPAEAAARIAPTPLLIVHGDRDGYFPLDHPRMLAAAAGDHGELWVEGGMGHAEHAATDGLLARIGDWAVSRAG, from the coding sequence ATGAGCATCACTCCGGCAGGTCATGTGGCGAGTTCCACCGCTCGTCCGAACTCCGAGACGACCAGACGCGCACCTTTGCGGACGTTTCTGCACACGAACGACGGGGTGTCCATCGATTCCGTATACGACCCGCGGGCCGCTGTATACGACGCCGCGGCGTCATCCTCCGTTGACCTGGTGTTCGTCATGGCACACGGCTTCACGGGCGACGTGGACAAGCCGCACGTGCGTCGGGTGGTGGAGGCGTTCGCGCAGTACGGGGCGGTGGTCTCGTTCTCCTTCAGGGGTCACGGGATGTCCGGCGGGCGGTCCACGGTGGGCGACCGGGAGGTGCTCGATCTGGCGGCCGCGGTGACCTGGGCGCGGGAACTCGGCCACGCGCGCGTGGCGACCGTCGGCTTCTCCATGGGCGGCTCGGTGGTGCTGCGGCACGCGGCGTTGTACGGGCCGGGGCGCGGAGGGCGCACGGAAGCGTCCACGGACGCGGTGGTCTCGGTGAGTGCACCGGCCCGCTGGTACTACCGGGGCACCGCCCCTATGCGGAAGCTGCACTGGCTGGTAACCCGCCCCGAGGGCCGGCTGGTTGGCCGCTACGGATTCGGTACGAGGATCCACCACCGGGAGTGGGACCCGGTCCCGCTCTCGCCGGCGGAGGCGGCGGCGAGGATCGCGCCCACTCCGCTCCTGATCGTGCACGGCGACCGGGACGGCTACTTCCCGCTCGACCACCCCCGCATGCTGGCCGCGGCCGCCGGTGACCACGGAGAACTCTGGGTGGAGGGCGGCATGGGCCACGCCGAACACGCGGCCACTGACGGGCTGCTGGCGCGCATCGGGGACTGGGCCGTCTCACGGGCGGGCTAG
- the dtd gene encoding D-aminoacyl-tRNA deacylase, with protein MRAVVQRVDGASVVVENQGADRGSSVEDGAGTPAGETVGEIAGEGLCVLVGVTHEDTREKAAQLARKLWSIRMLHDEKSCSDIDAPLLVISQFTLYGDARKGRRPTWNAAAPGEVAEPLVDEVVAQLRALGATVRTGRFGAQMRVSLTNDGPFTVFLEI; from the coding sequence ATGCGAGCAGTGGTGCAGAGGGTGGACGGCGCGAGCGTCGTCGTCGAAAACCAAGGGGCGGACCGAGGGTCCTCGGTTGAGGATGGTGCCGGGACACCGGCGGGCGAGACGGTTGGGGAGATCGCCGGCGAGGGGCTGTGCGTCCTGGTCGGGGTGACACACGAGGACACCAGGGAGAAGGCGGCCCAACTCGCCCGCAAACTCTGGTCGATCCGCATGCTGCACGACGAGAAGTCCTGCAGCGACATCGATGCCCCGCTGCTCGTGATCAGCCAGTTCACGCTCTACGGGGACGCCCGCAAGGGCCGCCGGCCCACCTGGAACGCCGCCGCCCCCGGTGAGGTCGCCGAGCCCCTCGTCGACGAGGTCGTCGCCCAGCTGCGGGCACTCGGCGCGACGGTGCGGACGGGCCGTTTCGGCGCGCAGATGCGGGTGTCGCTGACCAACGACGGCCCGTTCACCGTCTTCCTGGAGATCTAG
- a CDS encoding Fur family transcriptional regulator, with protein MVSTDWKSDLRQRGYRLTPQRQLVLEAVDTLEHATPDDILTEVRKTASGVNISTVYRTLELLEELGLVSHAHLGHGAPTYHLADRHHHIHLVCRDCTNVIEADMSVAVEFTAKLRREFGFDTDMKHFAIFGRCKDCAAKAAPRSSLKSSTTES; from the coding sequence GTGGTGAGCACCGACTGGAAGAGCGACCTCAGGCAGCGCGGCTACCGGCTGACGCCGCAGCGTCAGCTTGTCCTCGAAGCCGTGGACACCCTTGAGCACGCGACCCCCGACGACATCCTCACGGAAGTGAGGAAGACGGCGTCGGGGGTCAACATCTCCACCGTGTACCGGACCCTGGAGCTCCTGGAGGAGCTCGGGCTGGTCAGCCACGCCCACCTCGGGCACGGCGCGCCGACGTACCACCTCGCGGACCGGCACCACCACATCCACCTGGTCTGCCGCGACTGCACGAACGTGATAGAGGCGGACATGTCGGTGGCCGTCGAGTTCACCGCCAAGCTCCGCCGCGAGTTCGGCTTCGACACGGACATGAAGCACTTCGCGATCTTCGGCCGCTGCAAGGACTGCGCGGCGAAGGCGGCTCCGCGGAGTTCTCTGAAGAGTTCAACTACCGAGTCGTAG
- a CDS encoding aerial mycelium formation protein: MALRPPVQRTDSPGPQLPRDPSEHDLAVLSLAELRTLRRDAQRDEADLSYVRRLLQGRIDILRAELARRSPTGAGSVVERLSEILTDAPARHRSSARHVTLGTPHNEEYRRLAADMLAEVELSDLQARTDLELNAAMGRLVGYEQQVSLRRQRLQRTADDCSGEMARRYREGEAQVDDLLM, translated from the coding sequence ATGGCCCTGCGGCCGCCCGTGCAGCGCACCGACAGCCCGGGGCCGCAGCTGCCCCGCGATCCGTCCGAGCACGACCTGGCCGTGCTGAGCCTCGCCGAGCTGCGCACCCTGCGCCGTGACGCCCAGCGCGACGAGGCCGACCTCAGCTATGTACGGCGGCTGCTGCAGGGGCGTATCGACATCCTGCGGGCGGAGCTGGCGCGGCGTTCACCGACGGGCGCGGGTTCCGTGGTCGAGCGGCTGTCCGAGATCCTCACCGACGCCCCGGCTCGTCACCGTTCCTCCGCCCGCCACGTCACCCTGGGCACCCCGCACAACGAGGAGTACCGGCGACTGGCCGCCGACATGCTCGCCGAGGTCGAACTCTCCGACCTTCAGGCGCGCACCGACCTGGAGCTGAACGCGGCGATGGGCCGGCTCGTCGGCTACGAGCAGCAGGTGTCCCTGAGGCGGCAGCGGCTGCAGCGGACCGCGGACGACTGCAGCGGTGAGATGGCGCGCCGGTACCGTGAGGGGGAAGCGCAGGTCGACGACCTGCTGATGTGA